A single window of Bradyrhizobium daqingense DNA harbors:
- a CDS encoding Ppx/GppA phosphatase family protein, whose translation MNDHTRLRDGHGLHGELERSMAAVALATEPAVPVQAPGTGVYAALDLGTNNCRLLIACPTQDGFRVVDSFSRIIRLGEGVSATGCISDAAIERAIAALSICRDKINLRKARRLRLIATEACRAASNAEGFRTRVAAETGIELEVIDRETEAALAVLGCSPLVDPRGRGAILFDIGGGSTELVRIERDPENPEPRIRAWMSIPFGVVTLAEQFGGRDVTPEIYAAMEREVANHVAPFAAEHGRDLADMHLLGTSGTVTTLAGIHLNLARYDRRRIDSIWMNDADVTVTINKLLGMSYEERAANNCISVERADLVLAGCAILDAIRHAFPLPRLRVADRGLREGMLVEMMREDGALRSW comes from the coding sequence ATGAATGACCACACGCGGCTCCGCGACGGCCACGGGCTGCACGGTGAGCTGGAGAGGTCGATGGCCGCGGTGGCGTTGGCCACTGAGCCGGCCGTGCCCGTGCAAGCGCCGGGAACCGGCGTCTATGCGGCGCTGGACCTCGGCACCAACAATTGCAGACTGCTGATCGCCTGTCCGACTCAGGACGGCTTTCGCGTGGTCGATTCCTTCTCGCGCATCATCCGGCTCGGCGAGGGCGTCTCGGCCACGGGCTGCATCAGCGACGCGGCGATCGAGCGCGCCATCGCCGCGCTCAGCATCTGCCGCGACAAGATCAATCTTCGCAAGGCGCGGCGGCTGCGGCTGATCGCGACCGAGGCCTGCCGCGCAGCCTCGAATGCGGAAGGTTTTCGCACCCGCGTCGCAGCCGAGACCGGCATCGAGCTCGAGGTGATCGACCGCGAGACCGAGGCGGCGCTCGCCGTGCTCGGCTGCTCGCCGCTGGTCGATCCCAGGGGGAGGGGGGCGATCCTGTTCGACATCGGCGGCGGCTCGACCGAGCTGGTGCGGATCGAGCGCGATCCGGAAAATCCGGAGCCGCGGATCCGGGCCTGGATGTCGATCCCGTTCGGCGTGGTCACGCTTGCCGAGCAGTTCGGCGGCCGCGACGTCACGCCGGAGATCTATGCCGCGATGGAGCGGGAGGTCGCCAATCACGTCGCGCCGTTCGCGGCGGAGCACGGCCGCGACCTCGCCGACATGCACCTGCTGGGCACGTCGGGCACCGTGACGACGCTCGCCGGCATCCATCTCAACCTCGCGCGCTACGATCGCCGCCGTATTGACAGCATCTGGATGAACGATGCCGACGTCACCGTGACCATCAACAAGCTGCTCGGCATGAGCTACGAGGAGCGCGCCGCCAACAATTGCATCAGTGTCGAGCGCGCCGATCTCGTGCTCGCCGGCTGCGCAATCCTCGATGCCATCAGGCACGCGTTCCCGCTGCCGCGGCTGCGCGTCGCCGACCGCGGCCTGCGCGAGGGCATGCTGGTCGAGATGATGCGCGAGGACGGCGCGCTCAGGAGCTGGTGA
- a CDS encoding RlmE family RNA methyltransferase → MAKDTTGRLHVQVKTGGKRKLSSKLWLERQLNDPYVAKAKAAGYRSRAAFKLLEIDDKFRLLKPGMAVVDLGAAPGGWSQIAAKRVGSREAKGKVVAIDLLEMSEIPGVDFAQLDFMDNDAPEKLTAMLGGKADVVMSDMAANTTGHRKTDQLRIVGLVETAVAFACDVLKPGGTFLAKTFQSGADAELLAQLKRDFATVRHVKPAASRQDSSERYVLATGFRGGTRSESDTPSRSG, encoded by the coding sequence ATGGCGAAAGACACCACCGGCCGCTTGCACGTCCAGGTCAAGACCGGCGGCAAGCGCAAGCTCTCGTCAAAGCTGTGGCTGGAGCGGCAGCTCAACGACCCCTATGTCGCCAAGGCCAAGGCGGCGGGCTATCGCTCGCGCGCGGCCTTCAAGTTGTTGGAGATCGACGACAAGTTTCGTCTGCTGAAACCGGGCATGGCCGTGGTCGACCTTGGCGCGGCGCCCGGCGGCTGGAGCCAGATCGCGGCCAAGCGCGTCGGCTCCAGGGAAGCCAAGGGCAAGGTCGTCGCGATCGACTTGCTGGAGATGTCGGAGATTCCCGGCGTCGATTTCGCGCAGCTCGACTTCATGGACAATGACGCGCCCGAGAAGCTCACCGCCATGCTCGGCGGCAAGGCCGACGTCGTGATGTCCGATATGGCCGCCAACACCACCGGCCACCGCAAGACCGACCAGCTCCGCATCGTCGGCCTGGTCGAGACCGCGGTCGCGTTCGCCTGCGACGTGCTCAAGCCCGGCGGCACGTTCCTGGCAAAGACGTTCCAGAGCGGCGCCGACGCCGAGCTGCTGGCCCAGCTCAAGCGCGATTTCGCGACCGTGCGCCACGTCAAGCCCGCTGCGAGCCGGCAGGATTCCTCGGAGCGCTACGTGCTGGCGACCGGGTTTCGGGGCGGGACGAGGAGCGAGTCGGATACACCCTCTCGATCAGGGTAG